One Phycisphaerae bacterium RAS2 DNA window includes the following coding sequences:
- a CDS encoding DoxX: MRTPLRNLVFDATASRSVILIRLMVGLVFISEGLQKFLFPGELGPGRFDKMGFAQPNIAYFVAFFELTCGAFLIPGLLTRAAAIPLIIDMATAIVTTKLPILAGHDLWGFHVRKLPEYGFWAMAHESRTDWAMLLGSVFLLIVGAGRWSVDAVIQRSRAAPAQTKG, encoded by the coding sequence ATGCGAACACCGTTGAGAAACCTCGTCTTTGATGCGACCGCTTCGAGAAGCGTAATCCTCATTCGTCTCATGGTCGGCCTTGTGTTTATCTCCGAGGGATTGCAGAAGTTCTTGTTTCCGGGCGAGCTTGGTCCCGGCAGGTTCGACAAGATGGGTTTTGCTCAGCCCAACATCGCATACTTTGTTGCGTTCTTCGAGTTGACGTGCGGCGCTTTCCTGATTCCCGGTTTGCTGACGCGCGCAGCGGCCATCCCGCTGATCATCGATATGGCGACAGCCATCGTCACCACGAAGCTGCCGATCCTCGCCGGGCACGACCTGTGGGGCTTCCATGTCCGCAAACTGCCTGAGTACGGATTCTGGGCGATGGCGCATGAGTCGCGCACCGACTGGGCCATGTTGCTCGGCAGTGTGTTTCTGTTGATCGTCGGCGCCGGCAGGTGGTCCGTTGACGCAGTGATTCAGCGATCTCGCGCCGCCCCAGCGCAAACAAAGGGGTAG
- a CDS encoding Transcriptional regulator PadR-like family protein yields the protein MRLRLDQELFAGLIPLHILHHAGEKPIYGLWIIEELARHGYQLSAGTLYPMLHRLEKRGLLRSKKEPAGQSARRVYAITPNGRRTLVEAKEKVKELFRELFESELHRVFGSAKRAKGAMAIGRNDNLDQRSKTRRRHR from the coding sequence ATGAGATTGCGACTCGATCAGGAACTCTTCGCGGGACTCATCCCCCTTCACATCCTGCACCACGCGGGCGAGAAACCGATCTACGGGCTGTGGATCATCGAGGAACTGGCCCGGCACGGATACCAGCTGAGCGCGGGCACGCTGTACCCCATGCTTCACCGGCTCGAAAAACGCGGCCTGCTGCGTTCGAAGAAGGAACCCGCCGGCCAGAGCGCGCGTCGCGTCTATGCGATCACACCGAACGGACGCCGGACCCTGGTGGAGGCCAAGGAGAAGGTCAAGGAGCTGTTTCGAGAGCTATTCGAATCTGAGTTACACCGCGTATTTGGCAGCGCCAAGCGCGCGAAGGGTGCTATGGCGATTGGCCGGAATGATAATCTCGATCAACGCTCGAAGACGAGGCGACGACATAGGTAA
- the srpC gene encoding putative chromate transport protein — protein sequence MNVNSANTMRLRQENLRELAAVFLKLGATAFGGPAAHIAMMEDEVVTRRAWMTREEFLDLLSATNLIPGPNSTEMAIHIGHRRAGFLGLLVAGASFILPAVLLVTLIAWAYVRFGTLPQVSAFLYAMKPVILVIVLQALWRLAHSALKDRTCVAVAVVATTCGLAGINELLILALAGLFIPLARNVFPSRLPPATPCLLLATSTTAPASAAVALGAATPFGLWPLFLFFIKVGSVLFGSGYVLLAFIRADLVEHLGWLSESQLLDAIAVGQVTPGPVFTTATFIGYMLGGLPGAAVATVGIFLPAFFFVAVSGPLLPRLRRSRFASAALDGVNVGSVALIAAVIWQLGNVALCDAQTVLIAVVSACLLWRFALNSAWLVVGAGFLGTAVSLVR from the coding sequence ATGAACGTCAACAGCGCGAATACGATGAGACTACGACAAGAGAACCTGCGGGAACTGGCGGCCGTATTCCTCAAGCTCGGGGCCACCGCCTTCGGCGGGCCGGCAGCTCACATCGCCATGATGGAGGACGAGGTCGTCACCCGCCGTGCTTGGATGACGCGCGAGGAGTTTCTTGACCTGCTCAGCGCGACGAACCTCATCCCCGGACCGAATTCGACGGAAATGGCGATTCACATCGGCCATCGGCGGGCCGGGTTCCTTGGGCTGCTTGTGGCCGGCGCGAGTTTCATTCTACCGGCGGTACTCCTCGTTACGCTGATCGCGTGGGCCTACGTGCGTTTCGGCACGTTGCCGCAAGTATCAGCATTCCTTTACGCCATGAAGCCCGTCATCCTGGTTATCGTGTTGCAAGCCTTGTGGCGGCTGGCGCACAGCGCGTTGAAGGACCGGACATGCGTGGCCGTCGCGGTGGTTGCAACGACGTGCGGGCTGGCAGGAATCAACGAGCTTCTGATACTTGCCCTTGCGGGCCTGTTCATCCCGCTCGCGCGGAATGTCTTTCCATCCCGCTTGCCGCCGGCGACGCCGTGCCTGTTGCTCGCTACCTCAACGACCGCACCGGCATCCGCCGCTGTAGCGCTTGGCGCGGCGACACCTTTCGGTCTCTGGCCTCTATTCCTATTTTTCATCAAGGTGGGATCGGTCTTGTTCGGGAGCGGATATGTCCTGCTCGCTTTTATTCGCGCCGATCTGGTCGAGCATTTGGGGTGGCTGTCCGAGTCGCAATTACTGGACGCGATCGCCGTCGGCCAAGTCACGCCGGGACCGGTGTTCACGACCGCGACGTTCATCGGTTACATGCTGGGCGGGTTGCCGGGCGCGGCCGTTGCGACCGTCGGAATTTTCCTGCCCGCCTTCTTCTTCGTGGCGGTCAGCGGGCCGTTGCTGCCGCGACTACGCCGCTCAAGGTTCGCCTCGGCGGCGCTGGATGGCGTCAATGTCGGCTCTGTGGCCTTGATTGCGGCGGTGATTTGGCAACTTGGAAACGTAGCCCTCTGCGATGCGCAGACTGTCTTGATCGCGGTCGTCTCCGCCTGCCTGCTTTGGCGGTTTGCACTGAATTCTGCCTGGCTGGTCGTCGGCGCAGGCTTTCTAGGCACCGCGGTCAGCCTGGTGCGCTGA
- a CDS encoding translation initiation factor Sui1, translated as MLPKDQPVRVSRKRVSGGRFVTTITGLVLGDEDKAAMLKRFKASLGTGGTIQDGCIELQGDHRDKLVDLLRQEGYRAKPSGG; from the coding sequence GTGCTGCCCAAGGACCAGCCGGTACGCGTCTCGCGAAAGCGGGTCAGCGGCGGGCGATTCGTGACGACGATCACCGGGCTTGTCCTGGGCGACGAGGATAAGGCGGCGATGCTGAAGCGGTTCAAGGCCTCGCTTGGCACCGGCGGCACGATTCAGGATGGTTGCATCGAACTTCAGGGTGACCACCGCGACAAGCTTGTCGATCTCCTCCGACAAGAAGGCTACCGAGCCAAACCATCCGGCGGATAG
- the gcvT_1 gene encoding Aminomethyltransferase, with amino-acid sequence MANTPEIQAQVRAARERGGLLLRSDRTVVEITGRDRAAWLHNLVTNTVKTLSPGEGNYAFATNVKGRCVFDAGIVVLEDRLWLDLDRRWLDAALKHLNRYIIAEDVTLAPSDGAVRLATIGPSAAAFASRVGCGNLAAMAQWQHVTATLGDAAGRIVRNDFLGLPSGDVYLIDARAGEASAAARALATELGLAEIGHDAAEILRIEAGIPASVDDIDDTVVPPETGRIEQGISYHKGCYLGQEVIERMRAHNVLARRLVGIVVEAQSPPPRGAAIVHDGAEIGSLTSACWSETFSAPLALGYIKSAHASPGTAILVRDASGEANAKVVSLPAKPA; translated from the coding sequence ATGGCAAACACGCCCGAAATTCAAGCACAGGTCCGCGCTGCGCGCGAGCGCGGCGGATTGCTCTTGCGCTCCGACCGCACGGTGGTCGAGATCACCGGCCGCGATCGCGCCGCGTGGCTGCATAACCTCGTGACGAACACCGTGAAAACGCTCTCGCCCGGCGAGGGCAACTACGCATTCGCGACAAACGTCAAGGGCCGTTGCGTCTTCGACGCCGGCATCGTGGTGCTGGAGGACCGCCTCTGGCTCGACCTCGATCGCCGCTGGCTTGACGCCGCACTCAAGCATTTGAATCGCTACATCATCGCCGAGGACGTAACGCTTGCGCCCAGCGATGGTGCCGTTCGCCTTGCGACCATTGGGCCGTCAGCCGCCGCCTTCGCCTCGCGAGTCGGCTGCGGAAACCTGGCTGCCATGGCGCAGTGGCAACACGTCACGGCGACGCTCGGCGATGCCGCGGGGCGAATCGTGCGAAACGACTTTCTCGGTCTGCCCTCCGGGGATGTCTATCTGATCGATGCACGCGCTGGTGAGGCCTCGGCCGCCGCGCGAGCGCTCGCAACGGAACTGGGGCTGGCCGAGATCGGTCACGACGCGGCGGAGATTCTTCGAATTGAGGCCGGAATCCCGGCGTCGGTGGACGATATCGACGACACGGTTGTGCCGCCTGAGACCGGCCGCATCGAGCAAGGCATCAGCTATCACAAAGGGTGCTATCTCGGGCAGGAAGTCATCGAGCGTATGCGCGCGCACAACGTTCTCGCGCGAAGGCTTGTCGGCATCGTTGTCGAGGCACAGTCGCCGCCGCCGCGCGGCGCTGCCATCGTGCACGATGGCGCGGAGATCGGGAGCCTAACGAGCGCGTGCTGGAGCGAAACATTCAGCGCGCCGCTCGCGTTGGGATACATCAAATCGGCACACGCATCGCCCGGCACGGCGATCCTCGTCCGCGACGCTTCGGGCGAAGCAAACGCGAAGGTTGTCTCGTTGCCGGCAAAACCCGCGTAA
- the nupX gene encoding Nucleoside permease NupX, with product MNAARGLLGITTLLAIAWLLSSDRRRFPIRTVLGGLALQWVLALFVLRTEAGRAIFDAMAHVVTAVLRGADEGAAFVFGPLAGNNESVTWKAVAGIKILSTIIIVSTLSAIGYHYGILQRVVVAMAWAMSRLLRLSGPESLSGAANVFFGQTEAPLLVRPYLDSMSRSELMALMTGGFATVAAGVMAFYVDLLGHGDQTARLAVARHLMTASLMSAPAAFVFAKIMVPPSPDALRELDRAMPAAPIHTRGLLDAATHGAAEGMKLAINVLAMLIAFIALIALLDMGLAQIGRIPGLSGVLGAVGIRQLNLDSLLGLLFAPIAWLNGVHADDARTVGALLAKSMATNEIIAYGRLAELSDAGALAERSRLIAIYSLCGFANFSSIGIQVGGIGSLAPTRRADLLALGPRAMLAGAMACWMTGAIAGALL from the coding sequence ATGAACGCCGCCCGCGGCCTGCTTGGAATCACCACGCTCCTGGCAATCGCCTGGCTGCTCTCCAGCGACCGGCGGCGGTTTCCGATTCGCACCGTCCTGGGCGGGTTGGCGCTGCAATGGGTGCTCGCGCTGTTTGTCCTGCGCACCGAGGCGGGGCGGGCGATCTTCGACGCCATGGCGCACGTCGTCACCGCTGTCTTGCGCGGCGCGGACGAAGGCGCGGCGTTTGTCTTCGGACCGCTCGCGGGCAACAACGAATCCGTCACATGGAAAGCCGTCGCGGGCATCAAGATTCTCTCCACCATCATCATCGTCTCGACGCTGTCGGCGATCGGCTATCACTACGGCATTCTTCAGAGGGTGGTCGTCGCCATGGCCTGGGCCATGTCGCGGCTGCTCCGCCTTTCCGGCCCGGAAAGCCTCTCGGGGGCGGCCAATGTCTTCTTCGGCCAGACTGAAGCGCCGCTGCTGGTGCGCCCCTATCTCGACAGCATGTCGCGTTCGGAGTTGATGGCCTTGATGACCGGCGGCTTCGCGACGGTCGCCGCCGGCGTCATGGCGTTTTACGTCGACCTGCTTGGGCACGGCGACCAGACCGCTCGCCTCGCCGTCGCGCGGCATCTCATGACCGCATCGCTCATGTCCGCTCCGGCGGCGTTCGTGTTCGCAAAGATCATGGTGCCGCCGTCACCGGACGCCCTGCGCGAACTCGATCGCGCCATGCCGGCCGCCCCGATCCACACGCGCGGCCTGCTCGATGCCGCCACGCACGGCGCGGCAGAAGGCATGAAACTGGCCATCAACGTGCTGGCCATGCTGATCGCCTTCATCGCACTGATCGCCCTGCTCGACATGGGCCTGGCGCAGATCGGGCGCATTCCCGGCCTGTCGGGCGTGCTGGGCGCCGTCGGAATCCGCCAGCTCAATCTCGATTCCCTGCTGGGCCTTCTCTTCGCACCGATCGCATGGCTCAACGGCGTTCACGCGGATGATGCGCGAACCGTCGGCGCGCTGCTGGCCAAGTCGATGGCGACCAATGAAATAATCGCCTACGGCCGCCTTGCGGAGCTGTCCGACGCCGGCGCGCTGGCCGAGCGCTCGCGCCTCATCGCGATCTACTCGCTCTGCGGGTTTGCCAATTTCAGCTCGATTGGAATTCAGGTCGGCGGCATCGGCAGCCTCGCGCCGACCCGCCGCGCCGATCTGCTGGCGCTCGGACCGCGCGCGATGCTCGCCGGGGCGATGGCGTGTTGGATGACCGGCGCGATCGCCGGCGCGCTGTTGTAA
- the tdk gene encoding Thymidine kinase yields MFGGKTERMIALLRQAVTDGLRVRAFKHAIDNRYDPTHLVTHRQDRFDAQPVPDAAAILDRVADVDVVAVDEGQFFKRALVPVIEELLRRGKTVLVAGITHDAWGRPFEPIPDLIARSQEEIVCRAPCRVCGSPAPYTQRLTPISTLHMVGGLDDYEPRCRAHFTPLPGPPETRE; encoded by the coding sequence ATGTTCGGCGGAAAAACCGAGCGCATGATCGCACTCCTCCGTCAGGCCGTCACCGACGGCCTTCGCGTCCGCGCGTTCAAGCACGCCATCGACAACCGATACGACCCGACCCACCTCGTCACGCACCGGCAGGACCGCTTCGACGCTCAACCCGTGCCCGACGCCGCGGCCATTCTCGACCGCGTCGCCGATGTCGATGTCGTGGCTGTCGATGAGGGTCAGTTTTTCAAGCGCGCGCTCGTGCCCGTGATTGAAGAACTCCTGCGACGCGGCAAGACCGTGCTCGTCGCCGGAATCACCCACGACGCGTGGGGTCGGCCGTTCGAGCCGATCCCCGATCTGATCGCCCGGTCGCAGGAGGAAATCGTCTGCCGGGCGCCGTGCCGCGTTTGTGGCAGTCCCGCGCCCTACACCCAGCGCCTGACGCCGATCAGTACGTTGCACATGGTCGGCGGGCTGGATGACTACGAACCGCGCTGCCGGGCGCACTTCACGCCGCTTCCCGGCCCACCGGAAACTCGCGAATGA
- the uvrA_1 gene encoding UvrABC system protein A has product MTRHAARPQSQRRGLSNPNPGSPSESDDAHANWLIVRGARHNNLKNIDAAIPLGRFVAVTGVSGSGKSSLVNDILRERLARDLNGAEGAQPGAHDAIDGAEHLDKVIDIDQSPIGRTPRSNPATYIKLFDEIRALYAQLPDSKVRGYAPGRFSFNVSGTEGGGRCEACEGNGATRIEMDFLADVWADCPVCNGRRFNHETLQVHFKGKSIFDVLDMDVQQAMEHFAAIPKVSAMLQTLHDVGLDYLKLGQSSTTLSGGEAQRIKLARELVKRSTGRTLYLLDEPTTGLHFEDIRRLLTVLHGFVDAGNTVVVIEHNLDVIKTADWVIDLGPEGGEAGGRIIAEGTPEDVARITTSYTGQVLAEVLGGASKSRLRKQSDSPVPGSSIARATGSLAHESAAANVIRVGGAREHNLKDVTVDIPRGKLTVCSGVSGSGKSSFAIDTVYAEGQRRYVESLSAYARQFLGQLQKPRVDHIHGLSPAIAIEQKAASKSPRSTVGTVTEIYDYMRVLWARIGQPHCPDCRIPIGTQTSDEIIDRILTRPAGAKLMLCAPVEPSPGETWQALLKRCAAQSYRRARIDGEVTPLEPLPTIDARRKHAVELVVDRIVVNPSSRGRIADSVEHCLSLGNGVMLAIDMDDRADDTAGTSDGAATRFSQHLSCDRCGNSYDELTPHHYSFNARLGWCHRCEGLGVQRGTSADSVIVRPDATLLDGAIAGWEQARERPMLAAMIRSLAREIGADPGAPATEMTAEQRHALLFGLGDRWIALDPRRPGLRFQWKGFFPAIDEATRVSWQYRTRLQELVTDVPCLACEGGRIAPQPAATRLDGRTIGEACAMTISRAAEFFAKLKLARREASIAGELLHEIRSRLQFLLDVGLGYLSLGRSAPTLSGGESQRIRLASQIGSGLAGVLYVLDEPTIGLHPRDNQRLVAALHKLRDLGNTLLMVEHDREVMDSADHILDFGPDAGAGGGRVVAQGAPEQLRRTARTRGGGAVELESYTARFLAGTAAIAVPTNRRPVIQTGAPLLRETDRSRARLLEMPIDLQTAPEPTRVLVDDDGEPIDAPRRSRRNKQPIARAIGVGAHAPERYAEALNEQHSIALNALRIVGARHHNLKNITVEIPLSRFICITGVSGSGKSSLVTEILLPALATRLHRARLTPGAHEQIDGIEHVDKIISVDQNPIGESPLSNPATYCGIFDLVRELFARLPDAKVRGYTTNRFSFNRSGGRCDDCEGQGQVCHEMHFLPDVWVTCETCGGTRYQRDTLEVRYKGRNISDVLNMTVAQALEHFANVPRLVRLLKTLDDVGLGYLPLGQSAPTLSGGEAQRVKLAAELARPSTGKTLYVLDEPTTGLHFEDLRKLLDVLHRLVDLGNTVVCIEHNLDVIKTADWVIDLGPEAGEEGGRIVAAGTPENIAQIAASHTGRLLRPVLDSGPRALREVYSPPARASRVAEERITAPPDAEQVRMPWERDGKKWHTLDRLSRDGKPVDWEGAALEHLVTQIEKRGKGRLQPTGWNDRARVEIVGAAPAGVAQSAVPWLLHALTGGRWMVDCLFRVPSGTFNARTLNRELGLLTLNERDDIHAYSAEPRVHVRPAGEGFEQVRVQIHDKKEISTRAFDQFIRKGIDAYLKYVAGMAKKEGGAQPWKTDGRAWHLSQRQVPHCQTKNWKPADLAALVGLVTKVLPGAKIDWSGKVFVEFSLNGSRVGKVITHQGDALRVDLHPPVGRFTPTQVEKLGFRQELNRPGSSGATVTFWFRAMTEIDTKQFTVVLKESAATNTK; this is encoded by the coding sequence GTGACGAGGCACGCCGCACGCCCGCAGAGTCAACGACGAGGTTTGTCGAACCCGAATCCTGGGTCGCCAAGTGAATCTGATGACGCGCACGCAAACTGGCTCATCGTCCGCGGCGCGCGGCACAACAACCTCAAGAACATCGACGCCGCGATACCGCTGGGGCGATTCGTCGCAGTCACTGGTGTGTCCGGTTCGGGGAAGTCCTCGCTCGTCAACGACATCCTTCGTGAACGCCTTGCCCGCGATCTCAACGGCGCCGAGGGCGCGCAGCCCGGCGCGCACGACGCCATCGACGGTGCCGAGCACCTCGACAAAGTCATCGATATCGACCAGTCGCCCATCGGCCGCACGCCGCGATCCAACCCCGCGACGTACATCAAACTGTTCGACGAGATTCGCGCGCTCTACGCCCAGTTGCCCGACAGCAAGGTGCGCGGCTACGCGCCCGGCCGATTCTCGTTCAACGTATCCGGCACCGAAGGCGGCGGGCGGTGCGAAGCCTGCGAGGGCAACGGCGCGACGCGCATCGAGATGGATTTCCTCGCCGATGTCTGGGCCGACTGCCCCGTCTGCAACGGTCGCCGTTTCAACCATGAGACGCTGCAGGTTCACTTCAAGGGCAAAAGCATCTTCGACGTACTCGACATGGACGTGCAGCAGGCCATGGAGCACTTCGCGGCGATTCCGAAAGTCAGCGCGATGCTGCAAACCCTGCACGACGTGGGGCTTGACTACCTCAAGCTCGGCCAATCCAGCACGACGCTCTCGGGCGGCGAGGCGCAACGGATCAAGCTCGCCCGTGAGCTGGTGAAACGATCGACCGGCCGCACGCTCTATCTCCTCGACGAGCCGACGACGGGGCTTCACTTCGAAGACATCCGCCGCCTGCTCACTGTGTTGCACGGCTTCGTCGACGCCGGCAACACTGTGGTTGTCATTGAACACAATCTCGATGTGATCAAGACGGCGGACTGGGTGATCGACCTGGGGCCGGAGGGCGGCGAAGCGGGCGGGCGAATCATCGCCGAGGGCACGCCGGAAGACGTCGCGCGCATAACAACGTCGTACACCGGCCAGGTGCTCGCGGAAGTCCTCGGCGGCGCTTCAAAGAGCCGATTGCGCAAGCAATCGGATTCGCCGGTGCCGGGATCGTCGATTGCTCGTGCAACCGGCTCCTTGGCGCACGAATCTGCCGCCGCCAACGTGATCCGCGTCGGCGGCGCGCGGGAACACAATCTCAAGGATGTCACCGTCGACATCCCGCGCGGAAAGCTGACCGTCTGCTCCGGCGTCTCCGGCTCGGGCAAATCATCCTTCGCCATCGACACGGTCTATGCCGAAGGCCAGCGCCGATACGTCGAATCGCTCTCCGCCTATGCCCGCCAGTTCCTCGGGCAACTGCAAAAGCCCCGCGTGGATCACATCCACGGTCTTTCGCCCGCCATCGCCATCGAGCAGAAGGCCGCCAGCAAGAGCCCACGTTCCACCGTCGGAACGGTCACCGAGATATATGACTACATGCGTGTGCTCTGGGCGCGGATCGGACAGCCGCATTGTCCCGATTGCCGCATCCCCATCGGAACACAGACATCGGACGAAATCATCGATCGAATCCTGACCCGCCCCGCCGGCGCGAAACTCATGCTCTGCGCCCCGGTCGAGCCGTCGCCCGGCGAGACCTGGCAGGCATTGCTCAAGCGCTGCGCTGCGCAGAGCTACCGCCGCGCGCGAATCGACGGCGAGGTCACGCCGCTCGAACCGCTTCCCACGATCGACGCGCGACGCAAACACGCCGTCGAGCTTGTCGTCGATCGCATCGTGGTAAACCCGTCGTCGCGCGGTCGAATCGCGGACTCCGTCGAACATTGCCTCTCACTCGGAAACGGCGTGATGCTCGCAATCGACATGGACGACCGCGCGGACGACACGGCGGGGACATCCGACGGCGCGGCGACGCGATTCTCGCAGCACCTCTCCTGCGACCGATGCGGAAACAGCTACGACGAACTCACCCCACACCACTACAGCTTCAACGCCCGCCTCGGCTGGTGCCACCGCTGCGAGGGATTGGGCGTGCAGCGCGGCACGAGTGCAGACAGCGTGATCGTTCGACCCGATGCAACGCTCCTTGACGGCGCGATTGCGGGATGGGAGCAAGCGCGCGAACGGCCGATGCTCGCGGCGATGATCCGCTCGCTTGCGAGGGAGATCGGCGCCGATCCCGGCGCGCCGGCGACCGAGATGACCGCAGAGCAACGACACGCGCTGCTGTTCGGTCTCGGCGACCGCTGGATCGCGCTCGATCCGAGGCGGCCGGGGCTGCGGTTCCAGTGGAAGGGCTTCTTCCCGGCGATTGACGAAGCCACGCGCGTGAGCTGGCAGTACCGCACGCGCTTGCAGGAGCTGGTCACCGACGTGCCGTGTCTTGCGTGCGAAGGCGGGCGCATCGCGCCGCAGCCGGCCGCGACACGTCTCGACGGGCGCACGATCGGCGAGGCATGCGCCATGACGATCTCGCGCGCGGCGGAGTTCTTTGCAAAGCTCAAACTCGCGCGGCGCGAGGCCTCCATCGCCGGCGAACTGCTGCACGAGATTCGCTCGCGGTTGCAGTTCCTGCTCGATGTCGGCCTGGGCTATCTGTCGCTGGGCCGGTCCGCGCCGACGCTCTCCGGCGGCGAATCGCAGCGAATCAGACTGGCGTCGCAAATCGGCAGCGGCCTCGCGGGCGTGCTCTACGTTCTCGACGAACCCACGATCGGCCTGCACCCGCGCGACAATCAGCGACTCGTCGCGGCGCTGCACAAGCTGCGCGATCTGGGCAACACGCTGCTGATGGTCGAGCACGATCGCGAAGTCATGGACTCGGCCGATCACATCCTGGATTTCGGCCCCGATGCCGGCGCGGGTGGCGGGCGCGTTGTGGCGCAAGGCGCGCCGGAGCAATTGCGTCGCACCGCTCGAACGCGCGGCGGCGGCGCAGTCGAACTCGAATCCTATACGGCGCGATTCCTCGCCGGCACCGCCGCCATCGCCGTGCCGACCAATCGACGCCCCGTGATTCAAACTGGCGCGCCCCTTTTGAGAGAGACAGATCGCTCGCGCGCTCGGCTCCTTGAGATGCCCATCGATTTGCAGACCGCGCCGGAGCCGACTCGGGTGCTGGTCGACGATGACGGCGAACCAATCGACGCGCCAAGGCGAAGTCGCCGCAACAAACAGCCGATTGCGCGAGCAATCGGGGTTGGCGCGCATGCACCGGAGCGATACGCCGAGGCCCTGAATGAGCAACACTCAATTGCTCTGAATGCCCTCCGCATCGTCGGCGCGCGGCATCACAATCTCAAGAACATCACCGTCGAGATTCCTCTTTCTCGATTCATCTGCATCACCGGCGTCTCCGGCTCGGGCAAGTCTTCGCTCGTCACCGAAATCCTCCTTCCCGCGCTGGCCACTCGGCTGCACCGCGCCCGGCTCACACCCGGCGCGCACGAACAAATCGACGGCATCGAACACGTCGACAAGATCATCAGCGTCGACCAGAACCCCATCGGCGAGTCGCCGCTCTCCAACCCCGCCACTTATTGCGGCATCTTCGATCTCGTACGCGAACTCTTCGCCCGGCTGCCCGACGCGAAGGTCCGCGGCTACACCACCAACCGATTCTCGTTCAACCGTTCCGGCGGCCGCTGCGACGACTGCGAGGGGCAGGGCCAGGTCTGCCACGAGATGCATTTTCTCCCCGACGTGTGGGTCACCTGTGAGACGTGCGGCGGCACACGCTACCAGCGCGACACGCTCGAAGTGCGCTACAAGGGCCGGAACATCTCCGACGTGCTGAACATGACCGTCGCGCAGGCACTGGAACACTTCGCCAACGTTCCCCGCCTCGTGCGCCTGCTTAAAACACTCGACGACGTCGGGCTGGGTTACCTGCCTCTCGGCCAAAGCGCGCCCACGCTCTCGGGCGGCGAGGCACAACGCGTCAAGCTCGCCGCCGAACTGGCCCGCCCCAGCACAGGAAAGACCCTCTACGTTCTCGACGAACCGACGACCGGCCTGCACTTCGAAGACCTTCGCAAACTGCTCGACGTGTTGCACCGCCTCGTCGATCTCGGCAACACGGTTGTCTGCATCGAACACAATCTTGATGTCATCAAGACCGCCGACTGGGTGATCGACCTCGGCCCCGAAGCAGGCGAGGAGGGCGGGCGAATCGTCGCCGCCGGCACGCCGGAGAACATTGCGCAGATCGCTGCGTCGCACACCGGGCGGTTGCTCCGGCCCGTGCTCGACTCGGGCCCGCGCGCGCTGCGTGAGGTCTACTCGCCGCCTGCCAGGGCATCGCGCGTCGCTGAGGAGCGAATCACCGCGCCGCCTGATGCCGAGCAAGTGCGCATGCCGTGGGAGCGCGACGGGAAAAAGTGGCACACGCTCGACCGCCTTAGTCGCGATGGAAAACCGGTCGATTGGGAAGGCGCGGCCCTCGAACATCTCGTCACACAGATCGAAAAACGCGGCAAGGGACGACTGCAACCAACCGGCTGGAACGATCGCGCGCGCGTTGAGATCGTCGGCGCAGCGCCGGCCGGCGTCGCACAATCAGCCGTGCCGTGGCTTCTGCACGCGCTCACCGGCGGCCGATGGATGGTGGACTGTTTGTTCCGCGTGCCAAGCGGGACCTTCAACGCCCGCACGCTGAATCGCGAGCTTGGCCTGCTGACACTGAACGAACGAGACGACATTCACGCCTATTCCGCGGAGCCGCGCGTCCACGTGCGCCCGGCCGGCGAGGGATTTGAGCAGGTGCGCGTCCAGATTCACGACAAGAAAGAAATCTCGACGCGCGCGTTCGACCAGTTCATCCGCAAGGGCATCGACGCCTACCTCAAATACGTCGCGGGCATGGCGAAGAAGGAGGGCGGCGCGCAGCCGTGGAAGACCGACGGCCGCGCATGGCATCTCTCGCAGCGCCAGGTGCCGCACTGCCAAACAAAAAACTGGAAGCCCGCCGACCTCGCGGCGCTCGTCGGACTCGTGACCAAGGTGCTGCCCGGTGCGAAGATCGACTGGTCGGGCAAGGTGTTCGTCGAGTTTTCTTTGAACGGGTCGCGCGTCGGCAAGGTCATCACCCATCAGGGCGATGCCCTGCGCGTCGATCTGCACCCGCCCGTCGGGCGATTCACGCCGACGCAGGTGGAGAAGCTGGGCTTTCGGCAGGAGTTGAATCGCCCAGGCAGCAGCGGCGCGACCGTCACATTCTGGTTCCGTGCTATGACCGAAATCGACACGAAGCAATTCACAGTGGTGCTAAAGGAATCAGCCGCCACAAATACGAAGTAA